In one window of Buchnera aphidicola (Rhopalosiphum maidis) DNA:
- a CDS encoding peroxiredoxin: MTLVTQKAPNFIAPAILKNSEIIDNFDLKKYSKGQAIVLFFWPMDFTFVCPSEIMEFNKTYEDFRKRDVKIVGVSIDSVFVHQAWQNTLPKNGGIGKIKFPMVSDIKHDIQKSYGIEHPELNIALRASFLIDKNWIVRHQVVNDLPFGRNINEMIRMIDALDFYNKYGEVCPANWKHGKEGMKASQEGVSSYLKKHFS; encoded by the coding sequence ATGACTTTAGTAACACAAAAAGCACCAAATTTCATAGCACCTGCAATTTTAAAAAATAGTGAAATTATAGATAATTTTGACTTGAAAAAATACTCTAAAGGTCAAGCAATCGTACTATTTTTTTGGCCTATGGATTTCACTTTTGTTTGTCCTTCTGAAATTATGGAATTCAATAAAACTTACGAAGATTTTAGAAAAAGAGATGTAAAAATTGTTGGTGTATCAATTGATAGCGTTTTTGTTCATCAAGCATGGCAAAATACCCTTCCTAAAAATGGAGGAATCGGAAAAATAAAATTTCCTATGGTTTCTGATATAAAACATGATATTCAAAAATCTTACGGTATTGAACATCCAGAATTAAATATAGCATTAAGAGCGTCATTTCTAATTGATAAAAACTGGATTGTACGTCATCAAGTTGTTAATGATCTTCCATTCGGACGTAATATTAATGAAATGATACGAATGATAGACGCTTTAGATTTTTACAATAAATATGGAGAAGTGTGTCCTGCAAATTGGAAGCATGGAAAAGAAGGAATGAAAGCTTCTCAAGAAGGAGTTTCTTCATATTTAAAAAAACATTTTTCATAA
- the ung gene encoding uracil-DNA glycosylase, whose translation MNNSLTWKDILSQEKKKYFFTIINFLKKERLKKTIYPSSKDMFNAFLLTSFSAIKVVIIGQDPYYSNNQAHGLAFSVPKNHTIPPSLKNIYKELNSDFRKSFVFYHGCLENWATQGVFLLNTILTVESGKPKSHYNIGWNVFTDRVISLISYYKEFIVFLIWGNDAKKKCNLIDTKKHYILKTSHPSPLSAHRGFLGCKHFSKTNKILLKHKRNPIDWFGI comes from the coding sequence ATGAACAATAGTTTAACGTGGAAAGATATTTTATCTCAAGAAAAAAAAAAATATTTTTTTACAATTATTAATTTTCTTAAAAAAGAACGTTTAAAAAAGACAATATATCCATCTTCGAAAGATATGTTTAATGCTTTTTTATTAACTTCTTTTAGTGCAATAAAAGTTGTTATTATCGGACAAGACCCATATTATTCTAATAATCAAGCTCATGGATTAGCTTTTTCAGTTCCTAAAAATCATACTATACCACCTTCTTTAAAAAATATATATAAAGAATTAAACAGTGATTTTAGAAAAAGTTTTGTATTTTATCATGGTTGTCTTGAAAATTGGGCTACTCAAGGTGTTTTTTTACTAAATACTATTTTGACTGTTGAATCAGGAAAACCAAAATCTCACTATAATATAGGATGGAATGTTTTTACAGATAGAGTAATCTCTCTTATTAGTTATTACAAAGAATTCATTGTTTTTTTAATTTGGGGTAATGATGCAAAAAAAAAATGTAATTTAATTGATACAAAAAAACACTATATTTTAAAGACATCTCATCCTTCTCCTTTATCTGCACACCGTGGTTTTTTAGGGTGTAAACATTTTTCGAAAACCAATAAAATTTTGCTTAAACATAAAAGAAATCCAATTGATTGGTTTGGAATTTAA
- a CDS encoding DUF2076 domain-containing protein → MKDEEKSLIENLFHRLKKTEINSSERDDIADDLIQNLVKKQPYSSYYMVQTILVQETAIKKMSLKIEELKNKISVLNSDQVKKKPSFLSSFLRKDPSSQSESYNNNIWKKNQNTLESCNTNVPMSSTATTTASSNNSGFLKNALQTATGVAGGMILGNMLMNIFNHTAPEEEIFGNINQSSISNIDEYDTIENNNANLVNYENENELAEDYSDNNNFSNSDDNNFSNFNETENVDDSGINDDNFI, encoded by the coding sequence ATGAAAGATGAAGAAAAAAGTTTAATAGAAAATTTATTTCATCGTTTGAAAAAAACTGAGATAAATTCTTCTGAACGCGATGATATAGCAGATGATTTAATTCAAAATTTAGTGAAAAAACAGCCGTATTCTTCTTACTATATGGTACAAACAATATTAGTTCAAGAAACTGCTATAAAAAAAATGAGTTTAAAAATTGAAGAATTAAAGAATAAAATATCAGTTTTAAATTCAGATCAAGTAAAGAAAAAACCAAGTTTTTTGTCAAGTTTTTTAAGAAAAGATCCATCTTCTCAATCTGAATCATACAATAACAATATATGGAAAAAAAATCAGAACACCTTAGAATCATGTAATACAAATGTTCCAATGTCTTCAACGGCGACTACTACAGCAAGCAGCAACAATAGTGGTTTTCTTAAAAACGCGTTACAAACAGCGACAGGTGTAGCAGGAGGTATGATTTTAGGTAATATGTTGATGAATATTTTTAATCATACTGCACCAGAAGAAGAAATTTTTGGCAATATTAATCAATCTTCTATATCTAATATAGATGAATATGATACTATCGAAAATAATAATGCCAATTTAGTGAATTATGAAAATGAAAATGAATTAGCTGAGGATTATTCTGATAATAATAATTTTTCTAATTCTGATGATAATAATTTTTCTAATTTTAATGAAACAGAAAATGTTGACGATAGTGGAATTAATGATGATAATTTTATTTAA